The Spirosoma foliorum genome has a window encoding:
- a CDS encoding 3-keto-disaccharide hydrolase, whose product MKNRVANHWLIVSNLLLVTTYGLAATPPIRNESPRITQQAQPNTANGWRQLFNGTDLTGWKHVGKGSMSVENGLIRGHGGMGLLYWTKEKFGNCTIRVVYKMQKTNSNSGVYIRIPLEPREEWMPVHYGYEVQIDNHPETSKEDDTHITGTLYSLNKPLAKPGKPGPEWNTMEITLNGPRTIISVNGVKVTDYKEGDPVPARKFDFEPYRGLRPNEGYIGLQNHGEHDVVFFKEVSVKPLSKN is encoded by the coding sequence ATGAAAAACAGAGTCGCCAACCATTGGCTGATTGTCAGTAATCTTCTCTTAGTAACTACCTATGGTCTGGCTGCTACGCCACCCATTCGGAATGAATCGCCCAGAATTACCCAACAAGCTCAGCCCAACACAGCCAACGGCTGGCGACAGCTTTTTAACGGTACCGATTTAACCGGCTGGAAACATGTAGGTAAAGGCAGTATGTCTGTCGAAAATGGCCTCATTCGCGGGCATGGGGGTATGGGTTTGTTATACTGGACAAAAGAAAAATTCGGCAACTGCACCATCCGAGTGGTTTACAAAATGCAGAAAACGAATAGCAATTCGGGTGTTTATATACGAATACCCCTCGAACCTCGTGAAGAATGGATGCCCGTGCACTATGGCTACGAAGTACAAATTGACAACCACCCCGAAACCTCTAAGGAAGATGATACCCACATAACGGGAACGCTTTACTCCTTAAACAAGCCACTAGCCAAACCCGGCAAACCCGGCCCGGAATGGAACACAATGGAGATTACGCTCAACGGTCCGCGCACCATCATCTCGGTCAACGGGGTAAAAGTGACCGATTATAAAGAAGGCGACCCTGTTCCGGCACGCAAATTCGATTTTGAGCCTTACCGTGGCCTGCGGCCCAATGAAGGTTATATAGGCTTACAGAATCACGGCGAACACGATGTTGTTTTCTTCAAGGAGGTATCGGTAAAGCCACTCAGCAAAAACTAG